The Linepithema humile isolate Giens D197 chromosome 7, Lhum_UNIL_v1.0, whole genome shotgun sequence genome has a window encoding:
- the mRpL44 gene encoding large ribosomal subunit protein mL44 → MNSLRLCIKTIILNKGVMRSVNREGQRNIKRWVAPTQIEITRRKRRLPPQPEPKRSTFLEWNRSAEIYAFNIRLSENFDTERLEQAFTHRSYIIQEEQRQKEMGIEDYKLDLQDNTDLIMKGDKLTSEIVLSYLAQALPHAFEDVIISLHDYLLSEEILAKASFHIGTKEIILTEEHPVSQKTLADTFLALVTALADSVDVNHAANFVRDFLIVILAEKDLTEIWNPANPVEYLNDVLHKQNRSPAEPRLIGQAGQNTLLAVHHVAMYSDKQFLGSGFGQTIQEAKNVAAINVLSRIFGLSESSKPIKFNNTVTMSS, encoded by the exons ATGAATTCTTTACGTTTGTGTATTAAAACCATTATTCTGAATAAAGGGGTAATGCGGTCTGTGAATCGTGAAG gACAGAGAAATATCAAAAGATGGGTGGCACCGACGCAGATAGAAATAACAAGACGCAAGAGACGTTTACCACCACAGCCAGAGCCTAAGCGTAGTACTTTTCTGGAGTGGAATAGATCCGCAGAGATTTATGCGTTTAATATAAGACTGTCTGAAAATTTTGATACTGAAAGATTGGAACAAGCTTTTACTCACAGATCATATATCATACAAGAAGAACAAAGACAGAAAGAAATGGGAATAGAAGATTATAAGCTCGATTTGCAGGATAACACTGATCTTATTATGAAAGGCGACAAGCTTACATCAGAGATAGTATTAAGTTACTTAGCCCAAGCGTTACCGCATGCATTTGAAGATGTcataat TTCATTGCATGATTACCTTCTGTCCGAGGAAATTCTGGCTAAAGCATCTTTTCATATTGGAaccaaagaaattattttaactgaA gAACATCCAGTATCACAAAAAACATTAGCTGATACGTTTCTTGCACTTGTCACAGCACTTGCAGACAGTGTAGATGTTAATCATGCAGCAAACTTTGTTAGGGAtttcttaattgttatattagcTGAAAAGGATCTAACAGAAATTTGGAATCCAGCTAATCCAGtcgaatatttaaatgatGTTCTACATAAACAAAATAGATCACCTGCTGAACCAAGACTTATCGGGCAAGCGGGGCAAAATACACTTTTAGCTGTTCACCATGTAGCAATGTACTCtgacaaacaatttttaggttcag GATTTGGCCAGACTATCCAAGAAGCCAAAAATGTAGCTGCCATAAATGTTTTAAGCAGAATATTTGGTTTATCAGAATCTAGTAaaccaataaaatttaataatacagtaACTATGTCCTCATAA